A genomic region of Branchiostoma lanceolatum isolate klBraLanc5 chromosome 4, klBraLanc5.hap2, whole genome shotgun sequence contains the following coding sequences:
- the LOC136434027 gene encoding uncharacterized protein, translating into MVTGIEFGSLQDYLEDETPTPTGDPDNTDDMHVPALFVTIDASVFLVIALVIAVTFCLWVKKKSKVPKVDSYQFHDVPLTHTMVPPPKRAWGVDNPVIIMDTKA; encoded by the exons ATGGTAACGGGTATAGAATTTGGCTCGCTTCAGGACTACCTGGAAGATGAAACTCCGACTCCTACCGGTGATCCTGACAACACAGACGACATGCACGTCCCGGCGCTCTTTGTCACCATCGACGCTTCTGTCTTCCTCGTCATCGCCTTGGTCATCGCTGTGACATTTTGCCTGTG GGTCAAGAAGAAGAGCAAAGTGCCCAAGGTAGACTCCTACCAGTTTCACGACGTGCCGCTGACTCACACCATGGTTCCGCCTCCCAAGAGAGCCTGGGGCGTTGATAACCCCGTCATCATCATGGACACCAAAGCATGA